One Fusobacterium perfoetens DNA window includes the following coding sequences:
- a CDS encoding DMT family transporter: protein MIIKGEFFALFTAISWTFSSLTFGKISKEYDTQVANFLRVTIGTIMVGFVCLFGSRHLFLPTDVTWENLKIISLSGFIGMFLGDLFLFKAYNMIGARVTMLIMALSPIIVSIIDFLFLDVTLYPIQIFAILITCLGIILVIFKTEDKKISLGFSVKGLFYAFLATLGQSLGVILTKLGSTTYDSLATSQIRLGVAIFFFGAVVLYEGKARETIKMITSKKALSLLLIGTFFSVFGIAALIEAFKSANASIASTISSTSPIIMIPCSILFYKEKIRKNEIIGAIISVVGLSIFFL from the coding sequence ATGATTATTAAAGGGGAGTTTTTTGCCTTATTCACTGCTATCAGTTGGACTTTTTCATCTTTAACTTTTGGTAAAATATCAAAAGAATATGACACTCAGGTTGCTAATTTTTTAAGAGTTACAATAGGAACTATTATGGTTGGATTTGTTTGTTTATTTGGAAGTAGACATCTTTTTCTTCCTACTGATGTAACTTGGGAAAATTTAAAAATAATAAGTCTTTCTGGTTTTATAGGAATGTTTTTAGGAGATTTGTTTTTATTCAAAGCTTATAATATGATTGGGGCTAGAGTTACTATGCTTATTATGGCTCTTTCTCCTATTATTGTATCGATTATAGATTTTTTATTTTTAGATGTTACTCTTTATCCAATACAAATTTTTGCTATACTTATTACTTGTCTTGGAATTATTTTAGTAATATTTAAAACTGAAGATAAAAAAATTAGTCTTGGATTTTCTGTAAAAGGACTTTTCTATGCTTTTTTAGCAACACTCGGTCAATCACTTGGAGTTATTCTTACAAAACTTGGTTCTACTACTTATGATTCTTTAGCCACATCTCAAATCCGTTTAGGTGTTGCAATATTTTTCTTTGGAGCTGTTGTACTTTATGAAGGAAAAGCTAGAGAAACTATTAAAATGATAACTAGTAAAAAAGCTTTATCTCTACTTCTTATAGGAACATTTTTTTCTGTGTTTGGTATAGCTGCTCTTATTGAGGCTTTTAAAAGTGCCAATGCTTCTATCGCATCAACTATATCTTCAACAAGCCCAATTATTATGATTCCTTGTTCTATTTTATTCTATAAGGAAAAAATAAGAAAAAATGAAATAATTGGAGCTATTATCTCTGTAGTTGGACTTTCAATATTCTTTTTATAA
- a CDS encoding flavodoxin family protein produces the protein MNKTLVVYSSLTGNTKAVGEKIFEIIEGEKNIISVDDVKNINIDEFNRIIVGFWVDKGSADKKTKGFIKSLSNKKIGYFGTLGADPESKHGNDVRERVSKLCGEKNTLIGGFLCRGKIDPKLVEKMGKFPLNLIHPLTPERLQRIEDAKSHPNEKDFQEAQNYFKNIL, from the coding sequence ATGAATAAAACATTGGTGGTTTATTCTTCTTTGACAGGGAATACAAAAGCAGTTGGAGAAAAAATATTTGAAATAATAGAGGGAGAAAAAAATATAATCTCTGTTGATGATGTAAAAAATATAAATATAGATGAATTTAATAGGATTATAGTAGGATTTTGGGTTGACAAAGGTAGTGCTGATAAAAAAACTAAAGGGTTTATAAAATCTTTGTCAAATAAAAAGATTGGATATTTTGGAACTCTTGGAGCTGATCCAGAATCAAAACATGGAAATGATGTAAGAGAGAGAGTTTCTAAATTATGTGGCGAGAAAAATACTTTAATAGGGGGATTTTTATGCAGAGGGAAAATAGATCCAAAACTTGTTGAAAAAATGGGTAAATTTCCATTAAATTTAATTCACCCATTAACTCCTGAAAGACTTCAAAGAATAGAAGATGCAAAATCTCACCCAAATGAAAAAGATTTCCAAGAGGCTCAAAATTATTTTAAAAATATATTATAA
- a CDS encoding coproporphyrinogen-III oxidase family protein: protein MFNIRYKSHHDVKNIIEKMMGRKIVTPFTFNKVLKGNPEVEEGGIYVHTPYCDKICSFCNMNRKQVDNDLNDYTDYLCKEFKKYGEKNYIRNKKITAIFFGGGTPTIYKPFQLDKILSTLRENFNISKDCEFTFETTLHNLTWEKLEIMERYGVNRISIGIQTFSDRGRKILNRTYNQEYIVEKIKEIRKKFKGLICIDIIYNYPNQTDEEITNDAKIACSLGVDSISFYSLMIQDGSQISKDRAENKVIFKYNLARDKELHDKFLDRTLKNGYSILEHTKITNGKDQYRYIRNVNSFSDLIPIGVGAGGRVGDYELFHLNKLITFYAFDNDIKMRVKKLSGILQYKKVEIEKIKELSGKSYEKIYSLLENYQEKGLIEIKNNIMEYTIDGVFWGNSITASIVEEMIKDNK, encoded by the coding sequence GAGGGAGGAATATATGTACACACTCCCTATTGTGATAAAATCTGTTCTTTTTGTAATATGAATAGAAAGCAGGTAGATAATGATCTAAATGATTATACAGATTATCTTTGCAAAGAGTTTAAAAAATACGGAGAAAAAAACTACATAAGAAATAAAAAAATAACTGCAATTTTCTTCGGTGGTGGAACTCCGACTATTTATAAACCTTTTCAGTTAGATAAAATACTTTCTACACTGAGAGAAAATTTTAATATATCCAAAGATTGCGAGTTTACTTTTGAAACTACTCTTCATAATCTTACTTGGGAAAAATTAGAGATTATGGAAAGATATGGAGTAAATAGAATAAGTATAGGGATACAAACTTTTTCTGATAGAGGAAGAAAAATATTAAATAGAACCTATAATCAAGAGTATATAGTAGAAAAAATAAAAGAGATAAGAAAAAAATTTAAAGGGCTTATCTGTATAGATATTATTTATAACTATCCTAACCAAACTGATGAAGAGATTACAAATGATGCAAAGATAGCTTGCAGTTTGGGAGTTGACAGTATTAGTTTTTATTCACTTATGATACAAGATGGATCTCAAATTTCAAAGGATAGAGCAGAAAATAAAGTTATATTCAAATATAATTTAGCAAGAGATAAGGAACTTCATGATAAATTTCTTGATAGAACTTTAAAAAACGGTTATTCAATCTTGGAGCATACAAAAATAACTAATGGAAAAGATCAGTATAGATATATTAGAAATGTAAATTCTTTTTCTGATTTAATTCCTATTGGTGTAGGAGCAGGAGGAAGAGTTGGAGATTATGAACTGTTTCATTTGAATAAACTTATAACTTTCTATGCTTTTGACAATGATATAAAAATGAGAGTAAAAAAACTTTCAGGAATATTACAATATAAAAAAGTTGAAATTGAAAAAATAAAAGAGTTGAGTGGAAAATCTTATGAAAAAATTTATTCACTTTTAGAAAATTATCAAGAAAAAGGATTGATTGAAATAAAAAATAATATAATGGAATATACAATAGATGGTGTATTTTGGGGAAATAGCATTACAGCTTCTATTGTAGAAGAAATGATAAAAGATAATAAATAG